The segment aaataggtcaacaaaGATGACATCTatagaagagctgtttgggatggagaagtctgACAATTTGAATGTATTGGTCTGTATTCACGCTCAGatttgagtaaagtatgcataATTTTGCAGCATCACCCATCACTAATGGCCACCGCAGTGAAGATCAATCAGGCGACTCaagtttccatttgtttttttggcggATCCACCCAAGTGCTTtatttacattgagtgcgtacctgcatttcagtaTTGCATATCATTATAATTGGAAAACTGCTGGAgtaaaactctttcaaactgcccCATTTGGTTTAGTTCtggataaccttttttatatttgatttcatagtttgcaatgagtacctttaagaaAAAGTCCCAGTTCCCCCATGAATACGGAGACATGATCGTAGGCAAATGTCCCACACGGGGCTGAAATATCTGCTCTATCTTAGATGTGAGGCAGCAGAGCCGAGACATCAAGGAGTGTTGTTTGAACCAGTTAAAGTTTGCTGATGGCATcactgcaaaacacaaaacttccAGGAGTTTCCTTTGATCCCACTCGCTCCATAAGCCTCGCCTCGGGATGAATGTAATGGGGTACGCTTTAAGGCAGAGGAGCTTCGCTGTGAGGAGATTGTTGACAGAGCTCACAGTAAATGCACCACCTgggtctctgtgtgtgtgtgtgtgtgtgtgtgttttctgctgcagaataGTGCAGGAGCAGTGCTGTGTTACAGTCCTGGAGGACAACATGTGCACCACTGGTATCAACGTGGCAAAAGACCAAGGAACCTGTGACTCTTTGTTCACCAACACCTGTGAGACCAAGACTACaaaggtgtgtgtttttatgtgtatgtGAACACCAACAAGAgagaaaattatatatatattaccaTAAATATCCAAGGCTTGCACAGTcagctttgaaaataaaatgttttgttgatgaACCCTGATAGTTGTGTACCTTTGCCAATTGTAAAATTGATTTATGTTTAGTTAATTGAAATATTTAGTCCTTTTCATGGCCTATTTGATTCATTCAGCTGAAGATAAACAGCAACAGCTGGCATATTACTTTGtgtcataataaataaataaataaataaaagataagcAATGAAGCATAACTGGTgagtataaagaaaaaaaacgtcaTTATTCAAAAGTTTGTAACACTATTTCTGACAGGAATGATTTGAAGTAACTGTCTAGCTGACTCTTGAACACTCTGGTTTATCAAGGACTTTATCGTCAACTCAATCTCTGCAAGGTGCCCAGGTCCAGAGCCTGCAAAACCCAAACCATCACCCCTCCTCCACcttgcttgacagttggtatgaggtgttcAGTTAGGGTGAAATTGTAGTGTTTGGGTTTCATCCACTTTAatctcatctgtccaaaatacatttttcccgAAGTCTTGTAATTTTAGATGAAACTTCGCTCACCTAAGCCAGGCTGCCGTGTTCTTTCTTCAAATAagatatgtttttttccttcaacacATTCACTACTGTTAACATTTAATAACTAACAGGCCTGTGGAGTTGGAAATGTAGCTTTTAGGCTTTTGCAGTTTCTCTGATGATTACACATTCTAACTTTGGGATACATCTGTTGGGATGACTTCTCCTGGGAGGATCGACGaaagtcttaaatgttttcctcttcACCGTCAAATGATTGACTCCATTTTGTATTCGCCACGTATCTCTTTCCAGATTGACGAGCTGCTTCCCAACGAACGTCgctgtttctgccttttttaagaATTGCTTTAACACACGTTCAGATGCGTCAGACGAGTCAACTGTCAAAACGTTTGCTTTTATAGAGCTGCTCACACTTGCTGATGGTCAGTGAATCATTGTGTTTTATCCTCAGCATCTGGCTGCTactcatcttatttttttttgatggaAGCAGTAAGAACGGACTTTTAATTCTTTAGGATGAATCTTAATTTTgggttaatgtttttatatgatcAGGTAGGGGTCAGGCAATTTTCCATTATGTTAATAAAAACGCCTTTTAAAGGACAAATTTCCTTTTTGACATGactcctctgtgtgttttgtgtgtgtgtgctgggtgCAGGATGAGGCATGTCACTCCAGGGAGGAGTGGAGTTTGTTGCTGACAGATAGATTTTAAATCCAGatctgactttttaaatttgccatAGGCTCCTAGCCAGCTGCTATTTATCCTTCCtgcatttttattctgtcttaaaacaaaccCCTTTGTTTCACCAACTCTTTCTCAACTCGTTTCGACTTGAAACGCGTTAGACTTCAGGCAGTGGCTTATACCTTAACTCACCCCAGGGAtggtaaataaaaaccagagcGCATTTGTTTCAAAGGTGAGAGCTTCACCCGCCCAAATGTCACGAGAAAGTTGTAAAATTTGATTCTGCTATTGTGCAATGTTTCACTATTATACTATAAAACCAGATATGGTATATTTAGAGTTTGTCTTCATCAGAAGAGTCATTTTCCCACCatacaacaaacagacaaaaccaaaGAGATTTACAgagattaaagattaaagtaaTCTTGCACATGACTCATTCAAAACTGCATCACATGATGGTAcgaaataatatatttatgttaAGATTTTGTCTCTATGTAAAGTAAtaagcttttcctttttttaagtctCAAAGATGTAATGAAGATGCTTATGCTTCTCTGACACtctgagatttttatttgtgattttaaaacagacCTAAAACATATCCTTTTTGAACCAAGTTTACACAATTTTCCGAGGTCTTAATGAAATATACCGTGTTTTTACGCACAGGTCAAAATACCAAAGAGTTACAGTACAACAGTTGCTCTTTAAGTGCTCACTTTTGAGCTCCGCGGTATGACTTTTCTCTGCATCTTAAACCCGTAACTCTCCgacaaaaatggaaataatgaCTAGTATCCTACTTTGTGCAGATATGCTGTGATTGTTGCCTTCTGGGGAAGGAAGCCCATGAGCGGAACATCCCCTGCGACCACAGTCTGTCCGTGGGTTACCAGTGCAGCCTGGTGTTACGGGCCTGCTGCGTGGGTTACTCTTCAGACAATCTGACAGCACGAGCGGAACAGACAGAatgtaggtaaaaaaaataaaaaaatacgggcagaaatttcacatttttgtgtcaATAAATGCATCTTATTGCAGGAAGAAAGTAAACAAAGTCAGAAAATCTGCACACATGAGAGCCTTAAGCTGGCAAGACTGGAGCTGGTGTGAAACTTAATGAAATTTAATTGGTGTgaaatttaatttccctttgggattaataaagtatttttgaattgaattgaattgaaacaCAGGGTGGCACTGCCCCCTAGTGGACACATAATTGACTCACATGTAGATTTAACATGTAGAAATGTAGTGAAAACATTCAAAGTAGAAATTTAGCTTTTGATGCATTCATAAATACAAACTCATCAAGTTAAAGTACCACACACTGAGTGTTAAAGCACCTCTTCACATTCTTCCCCAAATATCTCAGACTTAATTTATTTCACAACttattaagtttatttataaagaagtCACAAGTCTGCGGTATGatattctctgtttttattcattctcttTGTCACAGTGCCAAACAGGGATGGCACCAATGCAAACGGAGTTAATCCAGTCCTAAGCGATCAGTGCAACGGTAAAGTTGGACAATATTGCAGTTGTGATTTTCCACTTTGAAGTGCTTTCTTTGTAAAAATGCTACAAATCAGCTATTAACATGCTTCTGTCACTTCTAAGGGAAGTGTACCCACCTGTGTGTGGGAAACGACACCTGCGCCTGTTTGAAAGGCTACAAACTCAGACCTGATGAGAGGAGCTGTGACGGTAAGCGGCCCCCCGTCCCTGTGTGACCTTAAGGCATCGGTTTGTTAAAGACACATTATGAGGGAGATGCTAACAGAATTAGGGTGCTCTTCTCTCTCAGATATCAACGAGTGTTTGTTGGGAGCCAGCAACTGTCGGGGTGGCGAGCGCTGCATCAACACCGAGGGCTCCTTCCGCTGCATGAGGGAGGTCAGCTGTGGGACCGGCTATGAACTCACCGAGAACAACAACTGCAAAGGTCAGTCACATCGCCCTTGTTTCTTTAGACACACACCAAACCCAAGACTTGGGGATTTTAATTTTGTCagtaattttgtgtttggtgGCGTCTCTGCTGTGATTTCGTTCAGATATTGACGAGTGTGAGACGGGCACCCACAACTGTAACCCACAGTTTGAGTGCCAAAACACCCAGGGCTCATTCCGTTGTCATCCAAAGACAAATTGCGGAGGGGGCTTTATCCGGGACGCACTTGGAAACTGTATCGGTATGTATCAAAATAGCCACATTGTTGGAAGTTtttttatcaatcaatcaatcaatcaaaatttatttgtataacacatttcagcagcaaggcatttcaaggtgctttttAATGCACTATTATTGTTGCTGCACCTTCAAATTGCAGATATCAGGGTAAAAAGATAATCACATTAAGCATTTTTATGTGCCGGGCGCAGCATATTAAAGATATATGGATAATAATAAAGATATGATAAGGGCATAATAAAGGTAATGGCTGCTTATTGTTTTTGATAACTGCCTGGCCTTTCATCTAGTACTACTCTGTCTTgcttaatttctttatattattagaaaataacaaaacatttaatttaatagtggtgaagttgtttttatttaacaaatgaacattttttcaTACCTAAACCACATTGACAATAGTGCCCCTTCAGTGTGGAAGTTTCTAACTGAGAAGAAGACATATGTTGGTAAAAAGAAAGATGGATTTGTCTTTTGGTAACCTGCAGGGTATTATTTGTAGATTTCCAGAGGCAGGAAAAGAAAGCTTTGTAGAGCTGGTTAAGTAAagtttaaacatgaaaacacaaagtttcaaTGCAACTAAAAattaggggggggggggggggNNNNNNNNNNNNNNNNNNNNNNNNNNNNgggggggggggggggggttatatGATATCAAATATAGTTTTTAgagataaatgtttgaaaatggtcAGAGCTTCACAAAAATTGGACACCGGAATCagctaataaaaatataatcgGTGCTTCAGCAGTTAGTAGCATATGAGcggtgacatcagtcacagagcacagcATATGAAGAAACGGGCAGAAGTCTTTATCCAGCCTCGGCTAATGGCTAACCGAACCCTTTTATATAgtttttcagatgtttaaaacaaGCTCTTCAGCTGCTGAATCATCACTGATGATTATCCATGTCTTGTGTTTTCAGATATCAATGAGTGCGTGAGCCAGACAAACCCATGCCACCGTGGGCAGATCTGCATTAACACTCTGGGCTCATATATCTGTCAGAGAAACTCTGTGAACTGTGGCCGAGGCTACCACCTCAATGACAACGGCACACGCTGTGTTGGTACGGCAGAATAACTCGTCCTTATCGCATCCACACGCCTCATATCTTCTTAGCTTAACTGAGGTGGTCGTTGTAGTGCTCTCAGTGGTCTGTGTCCTTCTCTACAGATATTGATGAGTGCCAAGGCACTCAGGAGGTCTGTGAAGGTCATGCGTGCATCAACCAACTTGGATCCTACCGCTGCGTGTGTGAAATGGGGTACAACTTCAACAGCGTCACTCGCACCTGTGAAGGTAAGCAGTGGGTTCGTTTAACTTAActtaacattaaacattttgactAAACCTTTAAGTCAAAATTAGTTAAAGTTCAgtcatattttcagctttttgtcgCCTCTTCTTCTGTTCCCAGATTTAAATGAGTGCATGCGCTACTCTGGCCGCCTGTGTGCGCATAAGTGTGACAACACCCGGGGGTCCTACAAATGCAGCTGCACCACAGGCTTCAAGCTGGCCAGCGATGGCAGGAACTGTGATGGTGAGAAAGTTAGCAGCACACCACAAACTGAAGAGTGGGCAAACCGTAAACAACCGACAAACagattgttttggtttgatcGCTGAGTCAGAGGACTAGGAGATCCCAAATCCATTTCCAGCTTTCCCCTCagtgttttttctctttgtacGAAGTGTTGCGCCTAAACTAACAACGTATGAATTTATGCTTATGATTGTAAACATGGGTGGGATAAAGCTCCCAGCGGTTCACGGTCACCTTTTCTCTTTGCAG is part of the Kryptolebias marmoratus isolate JLee-2015 linkage group LG11, ASM164957v2, whole genome shotgun sequence genome and harbors:
- the fbln1 gene encoding fibulin-1 isoform X2, yielding MAARALLLCSLLGVLLAQEEHISLEDCCKHGQSYGNENKDCLSLPLISGSTTCRIVQEQCCVTVLEDNMCTTGINVAKDQGTCDSLFTNTCETKTTKICCDCCLLGKEAHERNIPCDHSLSVGYQCSLVLRACCVGYSSDNLTARAEQTELPNRDGTNANGVNPVLSDQCNGKCTHLCVGNDTCACLKGYKLRPDERSCDDINECLLGASNCRGGERCINTEGSFRCMREVSCGTGYELTENNNCKDIDECETGTHNCNPQFECQNTQGSFRCHPKTNCGGGFIRDALGNCIDINECVSQTNPCHRGQICINTLGSYICQRNSVNCGRGYHLNDNGTRCVDIDECQGTQEVCEGHACINQLGSYRCVCEMGYNFNSVTRTCEDLNECMRYSGRLCAHKCDNTRGSYKCSCTTGFKLASDGRNCDDLNECESNPCSQECANVYGSYQCYCRRGYQLSDIDGVTCEDIDECALPTGGHICSYRCHNTPGSFYCSCPTNTYTLAVNGRSCQDVDECVTGRHTCAANESCFNIQGGFRCLSFDCPINYKQFGQTRCDRLLCNETECLAMPVRITYHYLTFPVNIAVSTVIFSMRPSLILSGDHIQIAITAGNEAGFFKTKQTPTGGVMMLAKLIDKAQDLNLSVMMSLRRHNSLTTYLAKVLVFVTPDVPKLPYNPLQE
- the fbln1 gene encoding fibulin-1 isoform X1, with amino-acid sequence MAARALLLCSLLGVLLAQEEHISLEDCCKHGQSYGNENKDCLSLPLISGSTTCRIVQEQCCVTVLEDNMCTTGINVAKDQGTCDSLFTNTCETKTTKICCDCCLLGKEAHERNIPCDHSLSVGYQCSLVLRACCVGYSSDNLTARAEQTELPNRDGTNANGVNPVLSDQCNGKCTHLCVGNDTCACLKGYKLRPDERSCDDINECLLGASNCRGGERCINTEGSFRCMREVSCGTGYELTENNNCKDIDECETGTHNCNPQFECQNTQGSFRCHPKTNCGGGFIRDALGNCIDINECVSQTNPCHRGQICINTLGSYICQRNSVNCGRGYHLNDNGTRCVDIDECQGTQEVCEGHACINQLGSYRCVCEMGYNFNSVTRTCEDLNECMRYSGRLCAHKCDNTRGSYKCSCTTGFKLASDGRNCDDLNECESNPCSQECANVYGSYQCYCRRGYQLSDIDGVTCEDIDECALPTGGHICSYRCHNTPGSFYCSCPTNTYTLAVNGRSCQDVDECVTGRHTCAANESCFNIQGGFRCLSFDCPINYKQFGQTASTLQRSDTIRCVKSCLPNDIACALDPTHSVSHTFISLPTFREFPRPEEIVFLRTTVPAYGSYHSGSYDVKFDILEGNIENAFDVIKRVENGVYVGVVRQVKPLIGPTVTVLKLSMRNWTVQGSSGQNIINVHIFVSEFWF